One region of Paucibacter aquatile genomic DNA includes:
- a CDS encoding TonB-dependent receptor codes for MSHSFRLPCPALRRRPRLTPLSLGLSAALLSLAASPASAQSAAPAPAGAASAPTTTLETVQLSGQAANLRNALDKQRAATGVLSVVHADGIGQLPDINAAEALARLPGVSVERDQGEGRFIRVRGLGPDLNAVSINGTLVPSAEADRRAVGLDVVPAGLIRSLEVRKTLSPDQDANSLGGSVAVNTVSAFDQPGRVLNLSAGASYAALSGKTRPNGALIYSERFLANTLGLALALSSDERSFGSDNVETGGAWNLSGSSPALSKLERRSYTISRVRHGGALNLDLRPDPGQSYYLRSFSSRFTDTEQRQAQTLELSPALAAGQTDGKAKAARSLKAREEISQVDSLSLGGERRWGDWKLSAALGAGRASENKPDTLSGATYKNSTAFSGTGFADSQKPVISGPAGLASSSGFALDKIKLEQSRATDRERNLRVDLLKDLDLNGAELELKGGVKIARRQKDNGREVWSYSGKTLAKAPYGFSSTQLSMASVVAEGMPRYPWGELGPNLSEQAVRQLVAGLKPAEFREASDSAIADYRIKEESDAAYLQATIDWKHTQLITGLRHEALRLEADGTGNSKGQFSAQHSESRSRHWLPALLLRQQLSSEQHLRAAYTQSVVRPTFGQLSPGFVIEDKNAEFGNPALKPLRSRNLDLGIEQRLDRDGSLSAYAFHKSIRDFVYRTNLAGQGLWAGFDSALTYANGEDAKVSGLELAYGQALRGLPAPFNGLVLGANATLVHSKATIAGYKNGQLQSRQLALPSQSDRSLNLSLGWEGHGLSTRLAVNHKSAYLLEVGDVLNPAKDLWVDGQTQWDFSLRYDISTKLQLSLELLNLNNSTYYVYAGQRALNAQYEQYGRSVKLGLKLAVF; via the coding sequence TCCGCCTGCCCTGCCCGGCCCTGCGCCGCCGCCCTCGCCTGACGCCGCTGAGCCTCGGCCTCAGTGCCGCCCTGCTGTCCCTGGCCGCGTCGCCCGCCTCGGCACAAAGCGCCGCGCCCGCCCCGGCCGGCGCCGCCAGCGCGCCCACCACCACGCTGGAGACCGTGCAGCTCAGCGGCCAGGCGGCCAATCTGCGCAATGCGCTGGACAAACAGCGCGCCGCCACCGGCGTGCTGAGCGTGGTCCATGCCGACGGCATCGGCCAGCTGCCCGACATCAATGCCGCCGAGGCCCTGGCCCGCCTGCCCGGCGTCTCGGTCGAGCGCGACCAGGGCGAAGGCCGCTTCATCCGCGTGCGTGGCCTGGGCCCGGATCTCAACGCCGTCAGCATCAACGGCACCCTGGTGCCCTCGGCCGAAGCCGACCGCCGCGCCGTCGGCCTCGACGTGGTGCCGGCCGGCTTGATCCGCTCGCTGGAAGTGCGCAAGACCCTGAGCCCGGACCAGGATGCCAACTCGCTCGGCGGCTCGGTGGCGGTGAACACCGTGTCGGCCTTCGACCAGCCCGGCCGCGTGCTGAACCTCAGCGCCGGCGCCAGCTACGCCGCGCTGAGCGGCAAGACACGCCCGAACGGCGCCCTGATCTACAGCGAGCGTTTCCTCGCCAACACCCTGGGCCTGGCCCTGGCCCTGAGCAGCGATGAGCGCAGCTTCGGCTCCGACAATGTCGAGACCGGCGGTGCCTGGAACCTCAGCGGCAGCAGCCCGGCCTTGAGCAAGCTGGAGCGGCGCAGCTACACCATCAGCCGCGTGCGCCACGGCGGCGCCCTGAACCTGGACCTGCGACCCGACCCCGGCCAGAGCTACTACCTGCGCAGCTTCAGCAGCCGCTTCACCGACACCGAGCAGCGCCAGGCGCAGACCCTGGAGCTCTCGCCCGCCCTGGCTGCGGGCCAGACCGATGGAAAGGCCAAGGCAGCCCGTTCGCTGAAGGCGCGCGAGGAGATCTCGCAGGTCGATTCCCTGAGCCTGGGCGGCGAGCGCCGCTGGGGCGACTGGAAGCTCAGCGCCGCCCTGGGCGCCGGCCGCGCCAGCGAGAACAAGCCCGACACCCTGTCCGGCGCCACTTACAAGAACAGCACGGCCTTCAGCGGAACCGGCTTCGCCGACAGCCAGAAGCCCGTGATCAGCGGCCCGGCCGGCCTGGCCAGCAGCAGCGGTTTCGCGCTCGACAAGATCAAGCTGGAGCAAAGCCGCGCCACCGACCGCGAGCGCAATCTGCGCGTCGACCTGCTCAAGGACCTGGACCTCAACGGCGCCGAGCTCGAGCTCAAGGGCGGCGTCAAGATCGCCCGCCGCCAGAAGGACAACGGCCGCGAGGTCTGGAGCTACAGCGGCAAGACCCTGGCCAAGGCGCCCTACGGTTTCAGCAGCACGCAGCTGTCCATGGCCAGCGTGGTGGCCGAGGGCATGCCGCGTTATCCCTGGGGTGAGCTGGGCCCCAACTTGAGCGAGCAGGCGGTGCGCCAGCTGGTGGCCGGCCTCAAGCCGGCCGAGTTCCGCGAGGCCAGCGATTCGGCCATTGCCGACTACCGCATCAAAGAAGAGAGCGACGCCGCCTATCTGCAAGCCACGATCGATTGGAAGCACACGCAACTGATCACAGGTCTGCGCCACGAGGCCCTGCGCCTGGAGGCCGACGGCACGGGCAACAGCAAGGGTCAGTTCAGCGCGCAGCACAGCGAGAGCCGCAGCCGCCACTGGCTGCCGGCCCTGCTGCTGCGCCAGCAACTGAGCAGCGAGCAGCACCTGCGCGCGGCCTACACGCAATCGGTGGTGCGCCCCACCTTCGGCCAGCTCAGCCCCGGCTTTGTGATCGAGGACAAGAACGCCGAGTTCGGCAACCCGGCACTCAAGCCCTTGCGCTCGCGCAATCTGGACCTGGGCATCGAACAACGCCTGGATCGCGACGGCAGCTTGTCGGCCTATGCCTTCCACAAGAGCATCCGCGACTTCGTCTACCGGACCAATCTGGCCGGCCAAGGCCTATGGGCCGGCTTCGATTCCGCCCTGACCTACGCCAACGGCGAAGACGCCAAGGTCAGCGGCCTGGAGCTGGCCTATGGCCAGGCCTTGCGCGGCCTACCGGCGCCTTTCAACGGCCTGGTCTTGGGCGCCAACGCCACCTTGGTGCACTCCAAAGCCACCATCGCTGGCTACAAGAACGGCCAGCTGCAAAGCCGCCAGCTGGCCCTGCCCAGCCAATCGGACCGCAGCCTCAACCTCAGCCTGGGCTGGGAAGGCCATGGCCTGAGCACCCGCCTGGCGGTGAACCACAAATCGGCCTATCTGCTGGAGGTGGGCGATGTGCTGAACCCGGCCAAGGACTTGTGGGTGGATGGCCAGACGCAGTGGGACTTCTCGCTGCGCTATGACATCAGCACCAAGCTGCAGCTCAGCCTGGAGCTGCTCAATCTGAACAACAGCACCTACTACGTCTACGCCGGCCAGCGCGCCCTGAACGCGCAGTACGAGCAGTATGGCCGCAGCGTCAAGCTGGGCCTGAAGCTGGCGGTGTTCTGA
- a CDS encoding phytase: protein MRLHTFALAGLIALGFMGAAQAADLNPTRLQLDKKGLQLLDRQGRELSRYAVRAKRWDQRADGAQDHVAVLLDADRGRPVLLRSEGQVLRAQDLPEPSFAVEALCLHRDPQGLLQLFLLGEEGLSEQWLIAGPEGARPLRRLATAPGAKGCVVDDKQELLHIDEPGLGLWEHSTRVEGKPQRQLLRAASRKAKAPVSKTWDWPVLQPSGQTAPVARFGDAADDPAIWVHPSDARLSRILGTNKKQGLLVYNLQGEERQLLEVGRINNVDLRQGLQVAPGQSMDLAVATQRDENALLLFGIDGQGQVSELARLPTDLKDIYGLCVGRSAEGELDAYPNDKDGRVQQIRITRSAEGRWQSRLLRQFQLASQPEGCVVDEANGRLFVGEEKRGIWQIDIGSSAGLAPKPQLIMPVGGALVADVEGLAIYRARPGDAGYLLVSSQGNHSYLVLDAQPPYALRGGFRIGINAELGIDGASETDGLEVSAANFGGVYGQGLIVVQDGHKRLPDGPQNFKLLPWSEVARALKLP, encoded by the coding sequence ATGCGACTGCACACCTTCGCCCTCGCGGGCTTGATCGCTCTTGGCTTCATGGGCGCGGCACAGGCCGCTGACCTCAACCCGACCCGGCTCCAGCTCGACAAGAAAGGCCTGCAGCTGCTCGACCGCCAAGGCCGGGAATTGTCGCGTTATGCCGTGCGCGCCAAGCGCTGGGATCAGCGCGCGGACGGCGCCCAGGACCATGTCGCTGTGCTGCTCGATGCCGACCGTGGCCGGCCGGTGCTGCTGCGCAGCGAGGGTCAGGTCTTGCGCGCCCAGGACCTGCCCGAGCCCAGCTTTGCCGTCGAAGCGCTCTGCCTGCACCGCGACCCGCAAGGCCTGCTGCAGCTCTTCCTGCTCGGCGAGGAAGGCCTGAGCGAGCAATGGCTGATCGCCGGCCCCGAGGGTGCACGCCCGCTGCGCCGCCTGGCCACGGCGCCCGGCGCCAAGGGCTGCGTGGTCGATGACAAGCAAGAGCTGCTGCACATCGATGAGCCCGGCCTGGGCCTGTGGGAACACAGCACGCGCGTCGAGGGCAAGCCGCAGCGCCAGCTGCTGCGCGCAGCGAGCCGCAAGGCCAAGGCCCCGGTGAGCAAAACCTGGGACTGGCCGGTGCTGCAACCCAGCGGGCAGACCGCGCCGGTGGCGCGCTTCGGCGACGCGGCGGACGATCCGGCGATCTGGGTGCACCCGAGCGATGCGCGTCTCAGCCGCATCCTCGGCACCAACAAAAAGCAAGGCCTGCTGGTCTACAACCTGCAAGGCGAGGAGCGGCAGCTGCTGGAAGTGGGGCGCATCAACAATGTCGATCTCCGCCAGGGCCTGCAAGTGGCGCCGGGGCAGTCCATGGACCTGGCCGTGGCCACCCAGCGCGATGAGAACGCGCTCCTGCTCTTCGGCATCGATGGCCAGGGCCAGGTGTCCGAGCTGGCCCGGCTGCCCACCGATCTCAAGGACATCTACGGCCTCTGCGTAGGCCGCAGCGCCGAGGGCGAGCTGGACGCCTACCCCAACGACAAGGACGGCCGCGTGCAGCAGATCCGCATCACGCGCAGCGCCGAGGGGCGCTGGCAGTCACGCCTGCTGCGCCAGTTCCAGCTGGCCAGCCAGCCCGAGGGCTGCGTGGTGGACGAGGCGAACGGACGGCTCTTTGTGGGCGAAGAGAAGCGCGGGATTTGGCAGATCGACATCGGCAGCAGTGCCGGCTTGGCACCCAAACCGCAGCTGATCATGCCGGTCGGCGGCGCCCTGGTCGCCGATGTGGAAGGTCTGGCGATCTACCGCGCCCGGCCGGGTGACGCCGGCTATCTGCTGGTGTCCTCGCAAGGCAATCACAGCTATCTGGTGCTCGACGCCCAGCCGCCCTACGCCTTGCGCGGCGGCTTTCGCATCGGCATCAATGCCGAGCTGGGCATCGACGGCGCGTCGGAAACCGATGGCCTGGAAGTGAGCGCCGCCAACTTCGGCGGGGTCTACGGCCAGGGCCTGATCGTCGTGCAGGACGGCCACAAGCGCTTGCCCGACGGGCCGCAGAACTTCAAGCTGCTGCCCTGGAGCGAGGTGGCGCGCGCACTCAAGCTGCCCTGA